From a single Apium graveolens cultivar Ventura chromosome 2, ASM990537v1, whole genome shotgun sequence genomic region:
- the LOC141707707 gene encoding uncharacterized protein LOC141707707 — protein MNKLGRGHREKVQQFMTITGASEKVSIQSLKASDWHMEGAFDVFYSQPQPKSYTDMRHLEELYNKYKDQYADMIMADGISLLCSDLQVDPQDIVMLVVSWHMKAATMCEFSKQEFVGGLQALGIDSLEKFRERLPFMRSELKDEQKFREIYIFAFGWAKEKGQKSLALDTAIGMWQLLFAEKQWPFVDHWCQFLQAKHNKAISRDTWSQLLEFARTVGPALSNYDSEGAWPYLIDEFVEYLTETGVIQKDLLNDWSQKR, from the exons ATG AATAAGCTAGGTAGAGGACACCGCGAGAAGGTTCAGCAGTTCATGACAATCACCGGGGCTAG TGAAAAAGTTTCCATTCAGTCTTTGAAAGCAAGTGATTGGCATATGGAAGGAGCATTTGATGTGTTTTACAGCCAACCCCAGCCCAAATCATATACTGATATGAGACATTTAGAGGAACTTTACAATAAATACAAAG ATCAATATGCTGATATGATTATGGCCGACGGAATCAGTCTCCTCTGCAGTGACTTACAG GTGGATCCTCAAGATATCGTGATG TTGGTTGTTTCATGGCACATGAAGGCTGCTACTATGTGCGAATTCTCCAAGCAGGAGTTTGTTGGTGGATTGCAAGCTCTTGG AATAGATTCGCTAGAGAAGTTCCGTGAAAGATTGCCATTTATGCGGTCTGAGCTTAAAGACGAAC AAAAATTTCGTGAGATTTATATTTTTGCTTTTGGCTGGGCTAAAGAAAAG GGTCAAAAATCTTTAGCTCTGGACACAGCTATTGGGATGTGGCAGTTGCTTTTTGCAGAAAAACAATGGCCATTTGTTGATCATTGGTGTCAATTCTTACAG GCAAAACATAATAAAGCCATTTCTCGGGATACATGGTCTCAGCTTCTGGAGTTTGCAAGG ACGGTAGGCCCTGCATTATCAAACTATGATTCTGAAGGTGCTTGGCCATATTTGATCGATGAATTTGTTGAGTACTTAACTGAGACTGGCGTAATACAAAAGGACCTGTTAAATGATTGGAGCCAGAAACGTTGA